One window from the genome of Kryptolebias marmoratus isolate JLee-2015 linkage group LG1, ASM164957v2, whole genome shotgun sequence encodes:
- the ccdc180 gene encoding coiled-coil domain-containing protein 180, producing the protein MVPSGKASRQVFEAQAQMSKSLLSGRRDMRTVCVSSVDGDRSSSRKQQVADDDDGDVIADVIRLPDSVVNNQPRSNIFDDLKKKKSQKHNEALRQLEAHLTHLAQVCETEVRTVSEQLLSSLREADLRLDTLRDRVGHIGPVSLQEVFSLWKEVQEEMKVKKTRVSELDVKLRENEKRRSDSIRVLLRKHCHLLEEISFLPPPDVHRLIHAKAMMLNQSLLVNGCSVARLLLRLQEENLQQESLLHQQWEDSLQLWTSSRIHETVDHFRALCSSDEDQQLISVQQKQTDLTEQRRDLIHKICSLAPPTCSSAVVSDWFAQLTAVNQQIDRLHVDVLHQMRCFSEQTWQKRLAAVERCKKALSALQISDQQVNDIINSQLLPLIGRQQSQDEERLAALDVCNDSVALHSLSVSRCVFDVLRAVVLLWETHRCRLEMREEELQQHLDDIRQSHQQRIQKKKVRVDILLGGLRQESSKDTLKTSLDKTVQSLEDIENSCRQCVSDQWEVLDHLPALFMEDLISYSSSICSFFRLSHAHQPNPSSSRTTGPVLGPSGGTGTLKPGQMAEKNPVRCQNKTEPTQKRLPEADSSLLQLCDISTIITFTSTEGVVYTGPAFCCPALNLSGSLHQETHLSPFPADVLTHTLSRTRTLVLDHLEQSFQDLLSSSVAMVTDRKESVRLEQELQLQQLKPEYIRTHIYKPRLAELQLHQQCVDVHCQDMLDVLSSCRTELQQLQMSIRKKDQNLILTLFNMEDEVQTASSVERLEAVGSALQDCLDRHAEDTQRHRTGFRQTVRSRLEDSRRRTAELLGSFRMFSEGGDFSPHEVKMFQRKLKEETKRIREAEESIYAQLEDFESRSLQQVREASACLEEKLSVLKSETEFTAEIQKTIRSSQIQIKAEAASSNQQQSVISSRLEDIRRTMDNKQVSPDEVCGLLSSTHEEISKRCRYLDLSLDSAMKDSMVLTARPKSRKQVRLSTQTGSLHLNRTGVEFHEEPVVGVVRFSVVQDSGAENMQRRRTSAGPSLVQHQQRSSESVSSLSTRKGCRPVRTDIRAERKFQIFGSKQEAELSPHSFSSSLQSVLWRTNDTILQLAEDFYRSKRLSSFFLLPDSLDQWADSAQQRLLGYQEQARRFLSESKQEVVKQLSVFRELLSSLPPILISNHERQQGAWLGEEVGGVRKKLEEMMAASNEEKSLNVRQLRVSLRDDELQMLNSREELRQQQLTSAIIRTHLELQECVRVRAKQFVSSLASLTEKLLLQLDELFTPAETDAAVMHQHTEHSSVIMETGAETGSEPSRGSRTWSGISLLFPPTNDSADPSSSVTMATATITTATSSLKHEEVIEQRDAAVKRFLQLLQTETSRSDEDRRRHLSEEESWNSYWRQQIHTLTHIRHTNT; encoded by the exons ATGGTTCCGAGCGGGAAGGCTTCCCGACAGGTGTTCGAAGCTCAG GCTCAGATGTCCAAGTCTCTGCTGTCTGGACGCAGAGACATGAGGACAGTCTGTGTGTCTTCAGTGGACGgggacagaagcagcagcag gaagcagcaggtggctgatgatgatgatggtgatgtcATCGCTGACGTCATCAGGCTTCCTGACTCAGTGG TCAATAATCAGCCACGCTCCAACATCTTTGATgatctgaagaagaaaaagagtcaGAAACACAACGAGGCTCTGAGGCAGCTGGAGGCCCACCTGACTCACCTGGCCCAG GTGTGTGAGACGGAGGTGAGGACCGTCAGTGAGCAGCTGCTGTCCTCTCTGCGTGAGGCGGACCTCAGATTGGACACCCTGAGGGACAGAGTGGGACATATAGGACCTGTCAGTCTTCAG gaggTGTTCAGTCTCTGGAAGGAGGTccaggaggagatgaaggtgAAGAAGACCAGAGTCTCGGAGCTGGATGTCAAACTGAGGGAAAATGAAAAACGTCGGAGCGACTCG ATCAGGGTTCTTCTCAGGAAacactgccacctgctggaggAGATCAGCTTCCTGCCTCCACCTGACGTCCACAGACTGATCCACGCTAAGGCCATG ATGCTGAATCAGTCTCTGCTGGTGAACGGTTGCAGCGTCGCCCGCCTGCTGCTGcgcctgcaggaggagaacctgCAGCAGGAGTCCCTCCTCCATCAGCAGTGGGAGGACAGTCTGCAGCTGTGGACGAGCAGCAGGATCCATGAAACTGTAGACCACTTCAG GGCTCTCTGCAGCAGTGATGAAGACCAGCAGCTGATCTCAgttcagcagaaacaaacagatctgaCAGAACAACGCCGGGACCTCATCCACAAGATCtg CTCTTTGGCCCCGCCCACCTGTTCGTCTGCAGTGGTTTCTGACTGGTTCGCccagctgacagctgtcaatcagcAGATTG ACCGTCTTCATGTGGACGTCCTCCATCAGATGAGATGTTTCTCTGAGCAGACGTGGCAGAAACGCCTGGCTGCTGTGGAGCGCTGTAAG AAGGCGCTCTCAGCTCTGCAGATTTCAGATCAACAGGTGAATGACATCATCAACTCTCAGCTCCTCCCTCTGATTGGACGACAGCAGAGTCAGGACGAAGAGCGATTGGCTGCTTTAGAT GTGTGCAATGACTCTGTGGCCCTTCACTCTCTCAGCGTCAGCAGGTGTGTTTTTGATGTGTTGCGAGCGGTCGTGTTGCTATGGGAGACGCACCGCTGCAGGTTGGAGATGAgagaagaagagctgcagcAACACCTGGATGACATCAGGCAGTCCCATCAACAACGCATACAG AAGAAGAAGGTTCGTGTGGACATCCTGCTGGGGGGACTCCGTCAGGAGAGCAGTAAGGACACTCTGAAGACGTCTCTGGATAAAACCGTCCAGTCTTTGGAAGACATTGAGAACAG ctgcagacagTGTGTCTCTGATCAGTGGGAGGTTCTGGATCATCTCCCTGCTCTCTTCATGGAGGATCTCATCTCctacagcagcagcatctgctCCTTTTTCCGACTTAGCCACGCCCACCAACCA AATCCATCGTCCAGCAGAACCACCGGGCCGGTCCTGG gACCCAGTGGTGGGACTGGAACTCTAAAACCAGGCCAGATGGCTGAGAAAAACCCGGTCAGAtgtcagaacaaaacagaaccgACCCAGAAACGCCTGCCTGAG gcaGACTCCTCTCTGCTCCAGCTCTGTGACATCAGCACCATCATCACCTTTACATCCACAGAGGGCGTGGTCTATACAGGCCCCGCCTTCTGTTGCCCCGCCCTCAACCTGTCAGGTAGCCTTCATCAGGAAACACACCTGAGCCCATTTCCTGCAGATGTGCTCACACACACGCTgagcag GACCCGGACTCTGGTTCTGGACCACCTGGAGCAGAGCTTCCAGGACCTCCTCAGCTCAtcggttgccatggtaacagacaGGAAGGAGTCAGTTCGTTTGGAGCAGgagctccagctgcagcagctgaaacccGAATACATCCGGACGCACATATATAAGCCCCGCCtgg CCGAGCTGCAGCTCCACCAGCAGTGTGTGGATGTCCACTGTCAGGACATGTTGGACGttctgtcctcctgcaggacagagctgcagcagctgcagatgtcCATCAGGAAGAAGGACCAGAACCTGATCCTGACTCTGTTCAACATGGAGGACGAGGTCCAGACGGCGAGCAGCGTGGAACG TCTGGAGGCTGTTGGCTCCGCCCTGCAGGATTGTCTGGATCGACACGCCGAAGACACTCAGCGCCATCGGACCGGTTTCAGACAGACGGTCCGGTCCAGACTGGaggacagcagaagaagaacggCAGAGCTCCTCGGCTCCTTCAG GATGTTCAGTGAAGGAGGAGACTTTTCTCCTCATGAGGTCAAGATGTTTCAGAGGAAACTGAAGGAGGAAACCAAACGGATCCGTGAGGCCGAGGAGTCCATCTACGCCCAGCTGGAGGACTTTGAGTCCAGGAGTCTGCAGCAG gtgagggagGCGTCGGCTTGTCTAGAAGAAAAACTTTCTGTCCTGAAGTCTGAGACGGAATTCACCGCAGAGATCCAGAAAACCATCAGGAGCTCCCAAATCCAGATCAAAGCTGAG GCAGCCAGCAGTAACCAGCAGCAGTCTGTGATCAGCAGCAGGTTGGAGGACATCAGGAGGACGATGGACAACAAACAG GTGTCTCCAGACGAGGTTTGTGGTCTCCTGTCCTCCACCCATGAAGAAATCTCAAAGCGCTGTCGGTACCTGGACTTAAGTCTG gaCTCTGCGATGAAGGACAGCATGGTTCTGACGGCTCGTCCTAAATCCAGGAAGCAGGTCAGACTCTCCACCCAGACCGGGTCCCTGCATCTGAACAGAACCGGGGTGGAGTTTCATGAAGAGCCTGTAGTTGGAGTCGTCAG GTTCTCTGTGGTCCAGGATTCTGGAgcagaaaacatgcagagaagaagaacgTCTGCTG gtccGAGTTTGGTCCAACATCAGCAGAGGAGCAGCGAGTCGGTCAGCTCGCTGAG CACCAGGAAAGGCTGCAGGCCCGTCAGAACCGACATCAGAGCTGAGAGAAAGTTCCAGATCTTTGGatccaaacaggaagcagagctgAGCCCACA CTCTTTCAGCTCATCTCTGCAGTCGGTCCTGTGGAGAACCAACGACACCATCCTGCAGCTGGCCGAG GACTTTTACCGCAGCAAACGTCTCAGCAGCTTCTTCCTGCTTCCTGACTCTTTGGACCAATGGGCTGACAGCGCGCAGCAAAGGCTTCTGGGATACCAGGAACAGGCCAGGAGGTTTCTGAGCGAAAGCAAACAGG AGGTGGTGAAGCAGCTGTCTGTGTTCAGGGAGCTCCTGAGTTCGTTGCCTCCAATTTTAATTAGTAACCATGAGCGACAGCAAGGGGCGTGGCTAGGAGAGGAGGTGGGCGGAGTCAGGAAGAAGCTGGAAGAAATGATGGCTGCCAGCAACGAGGAGAAG agtctgaacGTCCGTCAGCTGCGAGTTTCTCTCAGAGATGACGAGCTGCAGATGCTGAACTCCAGAGAGGagctcagacagcagcagctgaccAGCGCCATCATCAGGACACACCTGGAGCTGCAG gagTGTGTGCGAGTCAGAGCGAAGCAGTTCGTTTCGTCTCTGGCCTCTCTgacagagaagctgctgcttcagctggACGAGCTGTTCACACCTGCAG AAACTGACGCAGCAGTGATGCACCAACATACCGAACACAGCTCTGTTATCATGGAGACAggagctgaaacaggaagtgagcccAGCAGAGGAAGCAG gaccTGGTCTGGTATCTCGCTCCTGTTCCCACCCACCAACGACTCTGCTGACCCGTCATcatctgttaccatggcaacagcgACCATCACTACAGCCACGAGCAGCCTGAAGCACGAGGAGGTTATCGAACAGAGAGACGCTGCTGTGAag cggttcctgcagctgctccagACGGAGACGTCTCGTTCAGATGAGGACAGACGGAGACACCTGAGTGAAGAAGAAAGCTGGAACTCCTACTGGAGACAACAGATACACACTCTGACACACATCCGTCACACAAACACCTGA